In Candidatus Dormiibacterota bacterium, a single genomic region encodes these proteins:
- a CDS encoding DUF202 domain-containing protein, which translates to MENRSRDDLANERTYLAYLRTALAFIAFGFVVARFALFAREISIVAHVHLADTHTSTLFGTGMAAIGIIVGLYGTARYIATKHALDTRQASPMPAWAAGFGGIVVAAIGVTVAVALFAFR; encoded by the coding sequence ATGGAGAACCGCAGCCGAGACGATCTCGCCAACGAGCGCACGTACCTCGCATACCTGCGCACGGCGCTCGCGTTCATCGCTTTCGGGTTCGTCGTCGCGCGCTTCGCGCTCTTCGCCAGGGAAATATCGATCGTCGCGCACGTACACTTAGCCGACACGCACACCTCGACGCTCTTTGGGACTGGCATGGCCGCGATCGGCATCATCGTCGGCCTCTACGGTACCGCACGATACATTGCGACAAAGCACGCGCTGGACACGCGCCAAGCGTCGCCGATGCCGGCATGGGCGGCGGGATTCGGCGGCATCGTCGTCGCGGCAATCGGCGTTACCGTAGCCGTCGCGCTCTTCGCGTTTCGCTAG
- the recN gene encoding DNA repair protein RecN, with the protein MLKRLSIENYGLIERAVVAFSDGATMFTGETGSGKTMLVGALSFALGARADVAMLRAGAAKATVELTFEPDAALARRLNDDGFPVDEGEEAAVFRELTAAGKSSVRLCGRSATASYVRELAPAIAEVVGQHEAQRLLASAYHLEMLDRFAGDEALAERAKAAKAYDRASELQAQLDAVRAREDRAVADVDEARIALDDIEAAAPEIGEDERLESRRHYLDNVGRVAAALRGAHDALAGDEQSAVAAFGSAGAALAPVRGVASALDALVGQLAVLQSEANDLAATVARELDAAEYDPAELERTNARLDVLDKLKRKYGGTLAAVAERAREAQRIVDDHERKDERAAEMATALAAAERELEATAGRLGVLRRVAAKRLAQGVRREFPDLALASGTFDVVVERLDTIGPNGAERVEFAFSANAGEGTRPLAKIVSGGELSRVLLALVVALAQARERTALVFDEIDAGIGGATAVAVGARIGRLAKSGQVICITHLAQLATWASRHYVLEKHERRGTTTIGVREVASAQERTNEIARMLSGESHDTALKHARELLARAR; encoded by the coding sequence GTGCTGAAACGGCTGAGCATCGAGAACTACGGCCTGATCGAGCGAGCCGTCGTCGCATTTTCGGATGGCGCGACGATGTTTACGGGGGAGACGGGATCGGGAAAGACGATGCTCGTCGGGGCACTCTCGTTCGCGCTCGGCGCGCGCGCGGACGTTGCGATGCTGCGCGCGGGCGCGGCGAAGGCGACGGTCGAGTTGACGTTCGAGCCGGACGCCGCGCTCGCGCGCAGGCTCAACGACGACGGCTTCCCCGTGGACGAGGGTGAGGAGGCGGCGGTTTTCCGCGAGCTGACGGCCGCAGGGAAATCGAGCGTGCGCTTGTGCGGGCGTTCGGCGACGGCGAGCTACGTTCGCGAGCTTGCGCCGGCGATTGCCGAAGTCGTCGGACAGCACGAAGCGCAGCGATTGCTCGCGTCGGCGTATCATCTGGAGATGCTCGATCGATTCGCCGGGGACGAGGCGCTCGCGGAGCGCGCGAAGGCGGCGAAGGCATACGATCGTGCGTCGGAGCTGCAGGCGCAGCTCGACGCGGTGCGCGCACGCGAGGATCGCGCCGTCGCGGACGTCGACGAGGCGCGGATCGCGCTGGACGACATCGAGGCGGCGGCACCGGAGATCGGGGAGGACGAGCGCCTGGAGTCGCGGCGGCACTATTTGGATAACGTCGGGCGCGTTGCCGCGGCGTTGCGCGGTGCGCACGACGCGCTCGCCGGCGACGAGCAGAGCGCGGTGGCCGCCTTCGGCTCCGCGGGGGCGGCGCTCGCTCCCGTGCGCGGGGTGGCGTCGGCGTTGGACGCGCTCGTGGGGCAGCTCGCGGTCCTGCAGAGCGAGGCCAACGATCTCGCCGCGACGGTCGCGCGCGAGCTGGACGCCGCCGAGTACGATCCGGCGGAGCTGGAGCGAACCAACGCGCGACTCGACGTGCTCGACAAGCTCAAGCGCAAGTACGGGGGAACGCTCGCGGCGGTCGCGGAGCGCGCGCGGGAGGCGCAGCGTATCGTCGACGATCACGAACGAAAGGACGAGCGTGCCGCCGAGATGGCGACGGCGCTCGCCGCCGCCGAACGCGAGCTCGAAGCGACGGCGGGGCGTCTCGGCGTGTTGCGGCGCGTGGCGGCGAAGCGGCTTGCGCAAGGCGTGCGGCGGGAGTTCCCGGATCTCGCCCTCGCGTCGGGAACGTTCGACGTCGTCGTCGAGCGGCTCGATACGATCGGGCCCAACGGCGCGGAGCGCGTCGAGTTTGCGTTTTCGGCAAACGCCGGCGAAGGTACGCGGCCGCTCGCCAAGATCGTCTCCGGCGGCGAGCTCTCGCGCGTTCTGCTCGCGCTCGTCGTCGCGCTCGCGCAAGCGCGCGAGCGCACGGCACTGGTCTTCGACGAGATCGATGCGGGGATCGGCGGTGCCACCGCCGTGGCGGTCGGCGCGCGCATCGGGCGATTGGCAAAGAGCGGACAGGTGATCTGCATCACGCACCTGGCACAACTCGCTACGTGGGCGTCGCGGCATTACGTGCTCGAGAAGCACGAGCGCCGCGGAACGACGACGATCGGCGTACGCGAAGTGGCGAGCGCGCAGGAGCGCACGAACGAGATCGCGCGCATGCTCTCGGGCGAGTCGCACGACACTGCGCTCAAGCACGCGCGCGAACTTCTCGCACGAGCGCGATGA
- a CDS encoding PBP1A family penicillin-binding protein: MNALESILSRLNDAALRAVAYVGHLGRRRIVRGLLVTLLLIVLFCAGLVAGIVASYSRNLPDISRMADYQPARSTRIFARDGTLLASVYKENRVWVPIARIPRIVREAFVANEDHNFYYHHGVDFAGIIRAALADLTHQQIEQGASTITQQLARGLFLSDKVSISRKIQEALLAMEIERYYTKNEILERYLNLIYLGADAYGVDAASHTYFGKSVGKLTLGQAAMLAGLPAAPSDYSPFVSIRLARDRQQHVLLRMVDSGYITQAQASAAYAAPLGLVPVRPTGLQGYAYPYFTTYALAQLNQIFGANVVKEAGLQVTTTLDPRLQQLAQDAVDWGIRQGRAEGIGAHEGALVAIRPSTGEILAMVGGTHFSLDNQFNRAWQAHRQPGSSFKAYLYTAAIDEGITASSTMDDTPVSYPMGDGTSWSPHDDDNSYMGAITLRTALALSRNVVAVKLADRIGLDRVIQYAHRMGVTSPLEANLSLALGSSGITVLDQATGYATLANQGVHETPTAFRTVRDSLGNIVLDDRSPQANEAVSAGTAYIVTSMLEDVIKRGTGYPNAVIGRPAAGKTGTTSSFRDAWFVGYTPDLAVAVWIGNDDYSRMNESYGGDIPARIWARFMKAALAHVPPHDFDFPGDEVVRVASCGGVTDVYLIGTQPTQNCSRPLPPPTPVAAQGALPSATP, translated from the coding sequence CATCAGCCGCATGGCCGATTACCAGCCGGCGCGTTCCACGCGCATTTTCGCGCGCGACGGTACGCTGCTCGCAAGCGTCTACAAAGAGAATCGCGTCTGGGTACCGATCGCGCGCATCCCGCGCATCGTACGCGAAGCGTTCGTGGCGAACGAAGACCACAACTTCTACTATCATCACGGCGTCGACTTCGCCGGCATCATTCGTGCGGCGTTAGCGGACCTCACGCACCAACAGATCGAGCAGGGAGCATCGACGATCACGCAGCAGCTCGCGCGCGGGCTCTTTCTCTCCGACAAGGTTTCGATTTCGCGCAAGATCCAAGAAGCGCTGCTCGCCATGGAGATCGAGCGCTACTACACGAAAAACGAGATCCTGGAGCGGTACCTCAACCTGATCTACCTCGGCGCCGATGCGTACGGCGTCGACGCGGCCTCGCACACGTACTTCGGCAAGAGCGTGGGGAAGCTGACGCTCGGGCAAGCCGCGATGCTCGCAGGGCTTCCCGCGGCGCCGTCCGATTACTCGCCGTTCGTCAGCATCAGGCTCGCGCGCGACCGGCAGCAGCACGTGCTGCTGCGCATGGTGGACAGTGGATACATCACGCAGGCGCAAGCGAGCGCCGCGTATGCAGCGCCGCTGGGCCTCGTGCCTGTGCGTCCGACGGGCCTGCAAGGCTACGCATATCCGTATTTCACGACCTACGCCCTCGCGCAGCTGAACCAAATCTTCGGCGCGAACGTCGTCAAAGAGGCGGGACTCCAGGTAACGACGACGCTCGATCCACGGCTCCAGCAGCTCGCACAAGACGCGGTCGATTGGGGGATTCGTCAAGGCCGTGCCGAGGGGATTGGCGCGCACGAAGGAGCGCTCGTGGCCATCCGGCCGTCAACCGGGGAAATTCTTGCAATGGTGGGCGGCACGCACTTCTCGCTCGACAACCAATTCAATCGCGCGTGGCAGGCGCACAGGCAGCCCGGCTCGTCGTTCAAAGCGTATCTGTACACCGCCGCGATCGACGAAGGCATTACGGCATCGTCGACGATGGACGACACGCCCGTCTCGTATCCCATGGGTGACGGAACGTCCTGGTCGCCGCACGACGACGACAACAGCTACATGGGTGCGATCACGCTGCGGACCGCATTGGCGCTCTCGCGCAACGTCGTCGCCGTAAAGCTCGCGGACCGCATCGGTCTCGACCGCGTAATCCAGTACGCGCACCGCATGGGCGTCACGTCACCGCTGGAGGCGAACTTGTCGCTCGCTCTCGGAAGCTCGGGTATTACGGTGCTCGATCAGGCGACCGGCTACGCGACGCTCGCGAATCAGGGCGTGCACGAGACGCCGACGGCCTTCCGCACGGTACGCGATTCGCTCGGCAACATCGTGCTCGACGATCGCTCGCCACAGGCCAACGAAGCGGTGAGTGCCGGGACCGCCTATATCGTTACGTCCATGCTTGAAGACGTGATCAAACGCGGCACGGGGTACCCCAATGCGGTGATCGGGCGCCCGGCTGCCGGGAAGACGGGCACGACGTCGTCGTTTCGCGACGCGTGGTTCGTCGGTTACACGCCCGATCTCGCCGTGGCGGTCTGGATCGGCAACGACGACTACTCGCGCATGAACGAGTCGTACGGGGGCGATATTCCCGCCCGAATTTGGGCGCGCTTCATGAAGGCGGCGCTCGCGCACGTGCCGCCCCACGATTTCGACTTTCCCGGTGACGAGGTCGTACGCGTGGCATCGTGCGGCGGCGTAACGGACGTCTACCTCATCGGCACGCAGCCGACCCAAAACTGCTCGCGCCCGCTCCCGCCGCCGACGCCGGTGGCAGCGCAAGGCGCGCTTCCGAGCGCGACGCCGTGA
- the pyk gene encoding pyruvate kinase, protein MKSLTQKRTKIIATVGPASRDADVMRSLVQSGVNVFRLNFSHGMPPEHASVIATARRIAAELGVYVAIVQDLPGPKIRTGPLAGDVPSVRLTRGAKLTLTTQSILGTAEHVSVSYPELPMDVTIGKRIYLQDGQITLRIVDKTATEILTTVEFGGDLRPVQGINYPDGSLNLRAPTQRDLEYLAFGLEHDVDYVAVSFVRSVEDVRAVKAFIRERDKDVPVLAKIEKHEALDDIEAIVAEADGIMVARGDLGIEMPLQAVPMIQKNLIARCNRAGKPVITATQMLESMIASSRPTRAEAADVANAILDGTDALMLSGETAIGAYPTEAVRTMTEIAEEVERSYPHAALHRRSLEGLERSIARSIAEAATRASDELEMPFVVTGTTTGHTAHHIAAFRPRARIVALTPNEHVARRLALVWGTQSLLIEPYDTFDALLSITEHRMVSEGYVHSGDLIAFTTGMPVGSGRTNLLKIHQIP, encoded by the coding sequence ATGAAGAGTCTGACGCAAAAACGCACCAAGATCATAGCAACGGTCGGCCCTGCGTCGCGTGACGCCGACGTCATGCGTTCCCTCGTGCAGTCCGGCGTGAACGTCTTTCGCCTGAACTTCTCGCACGGCATGCCGCCGGAACACGCATCGGTGATTGCGACGGCGCGGCGCATCGCTGCGGAGCTCGGCGTGTACGTGGCGATCGTGCAAGACCTCCCGGGTCCGAAGATCCGTACCGGGCCGCTCGCCGGCGACGTGCCCTCCGTTCGACTGACGCGCGGAGCGAAGCTCACGCTAACGACGCAGAGCATCCTCGGTACGGCGGAGCACGTCTCGGTCTCCTATCCGGAGCTTCCGATGGACGTCACGATCGGCAAGCGCATTTATCTTCAGGACGGGCAGATCACGTTGCGCATCGTCGACAAGACGGCAACGGAGATCCTCACGACCGTAGAGTTCGGCGGCGACCTGCGGCCCGTGCAGGGCATCAACTATCCCGACGGTTCGCTCAACTTGCGTGCACCGACGCAGCGCGACCTCGAATATCTCGCCTTCGGGCTCGAGCACGACGTCGACTACGTCGCGGTCTCCTTCGTGCGCAGCGTGGAGGACGTGCGCGCGGTCAAAGCCTTCATCCGCGAGCGCGACAAGGACGTTCCCGTCCTTGCGAAGATCGAGAAACACGAGGCGCTCGACGATATCGAGGCGATCGTCGCGGAGGCCGACGGCATTATGGTAGCGCGCGGCGATCTCGGAATCGAAATGCCGCTGCAGGCCGTGCCGATGATCCAAAAAAACCTGATCGCCCGTTGCAATCGCGCCGGCAAGCCCGTCATCACCGCCACGCAGATGCTGGAGTCGATGATCGCCTCCTCGCGCCCGACACGCGCCGAGGCCGCGGACGTCGCAAATGCAATTCTCGACGGCACCGACGCGCTCATGCTCTCCGGCGAAACGGCGATCGGTGCGTACCCGACCGAAGCGGTTCGAACGATGACCGAGATCGCCGAAGAGGTCGAACGCAGTTACCCGCACGCCGCGCTGCACCGGCGCTCCCTCGAGGGGCTCGAACGCTCGATCGCACGCTCCATCGCGGAAGCTGCGACGCGCGCGAGCGACGAGCTGGAGATGCCGTTCGTCGTCACGGGGACGACGACGGGGCATACCGCGCACCACATCGCGGCGTTTCGGCCACGCGCTCGCATCGTTGCGCTAACGCCGAACGAGCACGTCGCGCGCCGGCTCGCGCTCGTATGGGGAACGCAGTCGCTCTTGATCGAGCCGTACGACACGTTCGACGCACTGCTCTCCATCACCGAGCACCGCATGGTCTCCGAAGGCTACGTGCACAGCGGTGACCTCATTGCCTTCACCACCGGCATGCCAGTCGGCTCCGGCCGAACGAACCTGCTCAAGATCCACCAAATCCCCTAG
- the xseB gene encoding exodeoxyribonuclease VII small subunit: MSEPLQSFEQKLARVEQIVKELEGVNTDLARATLLFKEGKTLVRECDALLKSAESQIKDVDRALDDRGSPAAPEDRDELPF, from the coding sequence ATGAGTGAGCCGCTGCAATCGTTCGAGCAGAAGCTCGCGCGCGTCGAGCAGATCGTCAAGGAGCTCGAAGGAGTCAATACCGATCTCGCCCGGGCGACGCTGCTCTTCAAAGAGGGCAAGACGCTGGTGCGCGAGTGCGACGCGCTGCTCAAGAGCGCCGAATCGCAGATCAAAGACGTTGACCGAGCGCTGGACGACCGCGGCTCGCCGGCCGCGCCCGAAGACCGGGACGAGCTGCCGTTCTAG
- a CDS encoding NAD(+)/NADH kinase, with protein sequence MTTLAVAQGTVALYVDHRREEARAIAARVADAFRSRGYGVVQLPGKSTDECLIVTVGGDGTLLRAARLAVERDVPIIGINTGHLGFLTEFDEDDARIDRLPEFLANGLHIEPRLALVAEYSGSTHFALNDVVVRKGGVPRIVAFSLRLDDEEAAQVPADGVCIATPTGSTAYFLSAGGSIISPRVDAFGIVPLLPHTLFSRPIIVPAASRIEIRCDVEPAHAHLECDGATVADVEPGETVVVRRHPKPVLFARTAPLRFFERLEEKLRWGVSIKDRLR encoded by the coding sequence ATGACGACGCTCGCGGTCGCGCAGGGTACGGTTGCGCTGTACGTGGACCATCGCCGCGAAGAGGCGCGTGCGATCGCCGCACGGGTGGCGGACGCTTTTCGATCGCGCGGGTACGGCGTCGTGCAGCTGCCCGGGAAATCTACGGACGAATGCCTGATCGTCACGGTCGGCGGCGACGGAACGCTGCTCAGGGCCGCGCGCCTCGCCGTCGAGCGGGACGTGCCGATCATCGGCATCAACACGGGTCACCTCGGCTTCCTCACCGAGTTCGACGAGGACGATGCCCGCATCGACCGTCTTCCGGAGTTTCTCGCGAATGGTTTGCATATCGAGCCCCGCCTCGCGCTCGTTGCCGAGTACTCCGGATCCACCCACTTCGCATTGAACGACGTCGTCGTGCGCAAGGGCGGCGTACCGCGCATCGTTGCATTCTCGTTGCGCCTCGACGACGAAGAGGCAGCGCAGGTGCCGGCCGACGGGGTGTGCATCGCGACGCCGACCGGCTCGACGGCATACTTCCTCTCCGCGGGCGGCTCGATCATCTCGCCGCGCGTCGACGCGTTCGGCATCGTTCCGCTCTTGCCGCACACGCTGTTCTCGCGGCCGATCATCGTCCCGGCCGCGTCGCGAATCGAAATTCGGTGCGACGTCGAGCCCGCGCATGCCCACCTTGAGTGCGACGGCGCTACCGTTGCGGACGTCGAGCCGGGCGAGACCGTCGTCGTGCGCAGACACCCCAAGCCCGTGCTCTTCGCGCGCACGGCGCCGCTGCGTTTCTTCGAGCGATTGGAAGAGAAGTTGCGGTGGGGCGTCTCCATCAAAGACCGCTTGCGCTGA
- the xseA gene encoding exodeoxyribonuclease VII large subunit translates to MSAQQSSEPRVYSVKDFTARLSRLFAAHKTLSNIAVQGEVSDVHPFGNGHLGFRLKEEQAILECIAWSDKRRELPELKNGMAVIASGSIGVRQDRGCYQLVVEHLEPTGLGALFLLYERLKETFRIEGIFAQERKRAVPELPRRVALVSARGKAMDDFVGTLARRTPFVDVTFVETQVQGLGAEIEIAAAIDNASRLDVDVIVLTRGGGSYEDLFPFNLEPVIRAIVRARHPVLTAIGHSGDRHLADDAADRSFGTPSLVAEHIAQGWVLAQRRVREAERALNRAVQSIVLQAARRAEDVTTRLRYAGERVIAGRRRELSALEMQLDRRSPREIVTARRVRLLTLSGRIETNAVRFVNAAERALERAGARLDRLDPLAPLARGYAIVTHGGKAVRDASLLQPGEKIDARFEHGSASARVERVVRDE, encoded by the coding sequence GTGAGCGCGCAGCAATCCTCGGAGCCGCGCGTCTACTCCGTCAAAGATTTCACCGCGCGCCTTTCGCGCCTGTTTGCCGCGCACAAGACCCTATCGAACATCGCAGTTCAAGGCGAGGTCTCCGACGTGCATCCGTTCGGCAACGGCCATCTTGGTTTTCGCCTGAAGGAGGAGCAAGCGATACTCGAGTGCATCGCGTGGTCGGACAAGCGCCGCGAGCTGCCGGAGCTCAAGAACGGAATGGCGGTGATCGCGAGCGGCAGCATCGGCGTGCGCCAGGATCGCGGCTGCTATCAACTCGTCGTCGAGCATCTCGAGCCGACCGGCCTCGGCGCGCTCTTCCTCCTCTACGAGCGGCTGAAGGAGACGTTTCGTATCGAGGGCATCTTCGCGCAAGAGCGCAAGCGGGCCGTGCCGGAGCTGCCGCGCCGGGTCGCGCTCGTCTCGGCTCGCGGAAAGGCCATGGACGACTTCGTCGGCACGCTCGCCCGCCGCACGCCGTTCGTCGACGTCACCTTCGTCGAGACGCAGGTGCAAGGACTGGGCGCCGAGATCGAGATTGCAGCGGCGATCGATAACGCCTCTCGCCTCGACGTCGACGTCATCGTGCTCACGCGCGGCGGTGGGTCGTACGAAGATCTCTTTCCTTTCAACCTCGAGCCCGTGATTCGTGCGATCGTGCGCGCTCGTCATCCGGTCCTCACGGCCATCGGACACTCCGGTGACCGTCATCTCGCCGACGACGCGGCGGACCGCAGCTTTGGCACGCCGTCGCTCGTTGCCGAGCACATCGCGCAAGGATGGGTGCTCGCGCAGCGGCGCGTGCGCGAGGCCGAGCGCGCATTGAATCGTGCCGTACAGAGCATCGTGCTCCAAGCCGCGCGTCGCGCCGAGGACGTCACGACGCGTTTGCGATATGCCGGCGAGCGAGTCATCGCCGGGCGTCGCCGAGAGCTTTCGGCGCTCGAGATGCAGCTCGACCGCCGCAGTCCACGCGAGATCGTCACGGCCCGGCGCGTGCGGTTACTCACCCTGAGCGGCCGCATCGAGACGAATGCCGTGCGCTTTGTGAACGCAGCGGAGCGCGCTCTCGAGCGCGCCGGAGCGCGCCTCGACCGTCTGGATCCGCTGGCTCCATTGGCCCGTGGATACGCGATCGTCACGCATGGCGGCAAGGCCGTGCGCGACGCATCGCTCTTGCAACCCGGTGAGAAGATAGACGCACGCTTCGAGCACGGAAGTGCGAGCGCTCGCGTAGAACGGGTGGTGCGTGATGAGTGA
- a CDS encoding TlyA family RNA methyltransferase: MRLDSVVAGFAGVTRSQARALIMEGRVRVDGVMATKAGQSVPEGAAVAVEPARRFVGRGGEKLEAALAAFAIDVAGVDALDVGASTGGFTDCLLQRGAARVTALDVGYGQLDWKLRNDPRVRVIERTNFRLLGDDAFPGGFDLVTIDASFISLRTILARAVAYLRPRGAIVALAKPQFEAGRERVKRGVVRDAAVHRQVLEDVVEAARGLELVCDGVVASPLRGPAGNREFFLALRREGDAIDGERIAEVTAEGEAT; this comes from the coding sequence GTGCGGCTCGATAGCGTCGTTGCGGGGTTCGCCGGCGTGACGCGTTCGCAGGCGCGCGCGCTCATCATGGAGGGGCGCGTCCGCGTCGACGGCGTGATGGCGACGAAAGCTGGGCAGAGCGTGCCGGAAGGCGCGGCGGTCGCCGTCGAGCCGGCGCGGCGCTTCGTCGGCCGCGGCGGCGAGAAGCTCGAAGCCGCGCTCGCTGCATTCGCAATCGACGTGGCCGGCGTCGACGCGCTCGACGTCGGCGCGTCGACGGGCGGCTTCACGGACTGTCTCCTGCAACGCGGGGCGGCGCGCGTCACCGCGCTCGACGTGGGCTACGGCCAGCTCGATTGGAAGCTACGCAACGACCCGCGCGTGCGTGTCATCGAGCGCACGAATTTTCGCCTTCTCGGTGACGACGCGTTTCCGGGCGGCTTCGATCTCGTCACGATCGACGCATCGTTCATCTCGTTGCGGACCATCCTCGCGCGCGCGGTCGCCTATCTGAGGCCGCGGGGCGCGATCGTCGCGCTGGCCAAGCCGCAGTTCGAAGCGGGGCGGGAGCGCGTCAAGCGCGGCGTCGTGCGCGACGCTGCGGTGCATCGTCAGGTGCTCGAGGACGTCGTCGAGGCGGCACGCGGTCTCGAGCTCGTCTGCGATGGCGTCGTTGCCTCGCCCCTGCGCGGGCCGGCCGGGAACCGCGAGTTCTTCCTCGCGCTGCGGCGCGAGGGCGACGCGATCGACGGGGAACGAATCGCCGAGGTCACCGCCGAAGGAGAGGCGACATGA